The nucleotide sequence TTTTTCCCGTCTTGAGTAACCGCCAAACCTAAGTATCCAACCATGTCTGAGAAAGACGAGAGTTATATCATAAATATCTTTTTCAAATAACTAGTACTCCGGTTTTCAGTTCCGTTATATCGGCTTTTTCTCGAGGATAGGAACTCTCATGATCCAGGTCTTGGTGATTAGATTTGGGTGAGATGGTGGAGCATGGGGTTTTTCCTCGAACCAAGGGTTTTGGGTGATGGTGATCTCAGTGACATGCTAAAGCATCTCGATTAGAAGGACCAGGAGTTGGATGACGTGTTTCAGTGCAACGTAGATAAAGCAAAACAAACAGATGACACAATGAATTGCGATTGGGGGCTTGATTATGTAGGACAAGGAGACCTGCTAGGAGTATATGATTTCTCTCTTTATTCATCAAAACTAAGTATTTTAGAGTTTTCATAGAAATCATATTTTTTTTATAGCTTTGATGTGTTTGGCATCAACAAATACCATAAACCTCACAGTACTTTAAAACCTGAAGTACTCATGAACCGAATTCAGAAAACCCTGGTTTCCAAAAATTTGAAGTATACTTTTGGttctctattacaatgttcaaacctAGAAACAGAAAAATCACATACAAGATGATAACAGTCGTAAAAAATCGCCGTCGCTGCATCCGTAGAACATCCTTCACCGTTCATGGTATCAATGACCTCTAAATTGTCGGAGTTAATAATGAGACAATTGCATCCCATCCTCTGCGCAAGGGACAACTCGTATTGGAGTGCCAAGGCTTCCGCCATTAGGACATCTGCGCATGAGTCTATCTTTCCATTTTCTCTTCAATAAAATTTCCTCTATCATCCCTGAGGACCGCGCCGACAATGCCCTGAGCACATCATAAAAAAACTGAAGTATTCATTGCCAAGGCATCGGACTACTTGAGTTTTAACTACAACAGTTTTAAAAATGGCCACCAAACTGGGCCCAAGTGTTTCATCTTCTATACACCACTGAAGCGCATTACTGCGAACCAACGTGTAATTGGATGGTTGAGAGAATAGTGGTATCTTCAATCCATCGTGGTTCAAATTTTAGACTTTACATTGATGCTCATATTATTCTGGATTTGTTTCAGACTTCCGACGATATTCGTTCGGTGGGAGGAGAAGTTTCCGTCGACTGCGAGGTGTTTGTGGTGACTTCCTAAAATCTTAAGATGTTACGTCGGCCGAGTCTCTCGGAGGTGCACACATGGTAGAGCGTACATGCATGCATTCATGGAGGTGAGTGTGTGCTTGCGACTTCGATTGTCCTGTGTTAAAAAAAATACCAAGGGGCGCCACTTGCAAAACAAAAATTGTGTTTTCAGATCCAATAGGAATCATGTGTTTCTTTGGCATTCATTGTGTTTCCTACTCTTGCTACCTGCTACTGTACCAGAGAGTCAACTCCTTTGGTTCTTCTACCTCGGAGGGGAGCCAAACTCCATTCAGAATCGCCAAGCCGTAAGCAATGGGCGCCGTCGCTGCTCTCCTCCTAGCCGGTCTACTCGCCGCGCTCACGTACGTGCTTCGCGCGCTCCACTCCATCGTATGGGTCCCGCACCGCCTGGAGCGCCGTCTGCGCCGTCAGGGCATCCGGGGCCCTCCGCGCAGCCTGCTCTCCGGGAACGCGGCCGAATACGTCGCCATGACCAAAGCCGCCCAGTCCAAGCCGCTCGCCTCCTTCCACCACGCCTTCATCGGCCGCGCCGCGCCGCAGTACCGCGAGTGGGCGGCGCGGTACGGCTGCCCGTTCGTGTTCTGGTTCGGGCCCCGGCCGCGGTTGGTGGTCTCCGGCCCGGAGGTCGCGAAGGCCGTGCTGACCGACTCCACGGGGGCCTTCGAGAAGGGTACCACCGGCAGCGGCAACAACCCGCAAGCTCGGCAGCTCATCGGCGAGGGGCTGGTGGGGCTCACCGGGGAGAAGTGGGCGCACCACCGCCGTGTGACCTCGCCCGCCTTCAACATGGAGAGAGTCAAGGTGAGGAGGCGTTTCCTGAATTCGGATTGAAACATAAAATTGACCACTTGTCTTTACAGAACTAGTACAAATTTCCCCATTGCTTTACAGTTTGTAGACTAAAGTCTTGCTAAAATCTTGGTTGCTACGATACAGGCGTAGGGTGTGACATCTCTTTACAGAACTGGAGTACAATTTTTTCCATTGCTTTGAACTTGGTGCTGTTATTGAATAGGCCAGTATGCACGCTTATTTCAAGCAATTCCTTTTTTCTTAAATGCTACTCTTTCTGCTAACTTTGATTTCAACTTCTAGCAATATGTATATGAATGTTTGGAATGAACTTATCTGGATAGTTTAACAAGCATCAAATGGTTGCCTATTGATTGGTAACATTTGTTACTGAAATTCAACCTTTTTGCATGACTGGTTATTTCCCTCACAGTTCGTAGCTGGCAGGAGCTATCAGAATAGTTCGTGACCTGCGGTGTCCATGTTTCTTCTTTCAATTAAAACATGTTGATGTGCAAAAAGCAGTTGTGATGTACATAATGCACTTAATCAGATATGGTATACCACTAAACTCGTTTGGATTTGGTAGGGTTGGATACCAGAAATATCAGCTATCACTTTATCCATGCTGGATAAATGGGAAGTCCAAGGAGAAACTCGAGCAGAGTTTGAGATCGATGTAAATAAAGAATTCCACACTTTGAGTGCGGATGTCATTTCTTGCGTGGCATTTGGAAGTAGCTACGAGGAAGGAAAGCGAATTTTTCAATTGCAAGATGAACAGATACAACTTGTCATACTTGCTATGAGAACCTTCTACTTTCCTGGCTTCAGGTGAGATTGACTCATAGACTTGAAGTTGGGTCACCATTTATTCTCTATCacttcaggcaagatgaacataTTTCTACATTTTTACATCAGAAAATAAAATGTTTGCATCTCTCTCTTGCTACTCATGCTCTTCATTCACAGCTAGGGAAAAAGAATATGACCTCTTTCTCTCTTAGGTATGTGCCGACAAAGAAGAACCGAAGAAGGCATAGCCTAAACAAGGAAATCCGAAATTCCCTGCGCAGATTGATTGAGATAAATCGAAACAAGTGTGAAGATTCCAAAAATTTGCTTGGCTTAATGCTATCAGCCAGCAAAGCTGACAATGAGTTTAAAATGGGAATCGAAGAAATCATTGATGAGTGCAAGACATTTTACTTTGCCGGCAAGGAAACAACTGCAAATTTGTTGACTTGGGCAACGCTTCTGCTGGCATTGAATCAAGAATGGCAACACAAGGCCCGAGATGAAGTCCTTCAAGTGTGTGGCAAGAACGAGCACCCAAACGCGGAAACTCTGAGCAGTCTGAAAATTGTGAGCCTTATTTACTTGAATCAATACTACAGCTTTTCTTATTCTTGACGATATCACCTTACTGGAACATTGTGAATAACACTCTAGCGATGTTGTCATGATATCAGGTTAATATGGTGTTGAAAGAGACCCTCAGGCTGTATCCTCCAGCTCTGTTCGTCAACAGGACAGTCACTAGGGATGTGAAGCTGGGCAAACTTGACATCCCTGCGGGTACGCAGGTCAATCTTCCTATTGTTGACACTCACCATGATGTCGGCATATGGGGAGTTAATGCGGAGGAGTTCGATCCATCGAGGTTTGCAGATGGCAAGAGCTATCACCTTGGTGCATACTTCCCCTTTGGGATTGGCCCTGCCATCTGTGTTGGCCAGAATCTCGCGATGGTCGAGGCAAAGTTGGTGCTTGCAATAGTGCTCCAGCGGTTTGCGTTTGATGTCTCGCCATCCTATGTTCATGCACCAATGATGGTGATGACCCTCCAACCCCAGTATGGTGCTCAACTTCGTATCCGCAAGATCTGAGCCCTCCGTGGCGTTGTATATGTGCCATGTATTTATACCTCCTGTATCAGTGTGGATTGTGATCAACTTGGAAGAGGAGGCTCTGAACTTGTGTGAACTTTGTAATGAAAGTGTGTATGAGTGTGTACGCACGCCGCGCTGATAAAAGGTATATGTTTTTCTCTTGAACTAGCatatatgcccgtgcattgcaaagGGAAGATAACTTTTTTGCAACAAGCAGTGGGAGAGATAATTGGTGTGTTCATCAAAAACAATCTCCACGATGATGGGCGACAGAGTGAGGAGCTACAGTCTTCTCACGGGTCATGTTCGGCCCGTGAGATCTTGATAGTGGCGTGGTTGGTCGGCGTGGCGGCGACCACCCAACGGGTACCTTTTTTTTCCCTTCCGGGTCCACCTCTGTCTCAGAGTTCTGGTGTGTTCTCATTTGGTTGCTGCGCGCGACCTTCGAGGCACGGTTGCTTCGATCATTTTCTCCCACAACAACGTAATCAGATGGATTGCTAATTGCAGCGCATAAATTATGTTGCATTAGCATAATTAGCGCGTAACCTGAATGTCCCTTCATTATCAGGGTTTATTCTCTTCAATTATTTTCACGCTCATGTGCCCATAAATTTTATTAATTAGAGAAAAACCAATATATTCTATTTTATTAGCATGTGCCCACAATTTCTTTCCATTATAGCCAACCAACATATTGTCTTTTATTGGCACGTGCAAGTTACCTCCAGCAATAATTTGTGGAGTTCCTCGTTCTGCTCATAATTCTCGAGGCAACTTCCTTATTCTCACACAATCTCCTTATTTCCAGACAACTTAGAGACATATAAAAACTGGTGTGATTTACTATAAAATTCCAAGATGGGATTGTTCCTATCATAATTGCAAGCTAGCTGAGTTGGTTTTATCCATCGACACAATAGGGAAGGTCCATAGTTCAATCCCCTCGTGCCCTTTATTTTTTGCTGCTCGTCCGTCCGACAGAAAAAGAAATACGTGATAGGTCCAGTTTGGCCCACCCAAGGGATAACCGAAAAAACTGGGGAGCTACGTGTGGAATGGGCGGAACAAAATCTAAACGTATATGTTTTCTTTTCTTAGGGCAACTGCGTGGGAGCTACTATATGACGCTGGTTGCATCAAATAGCGCATGAGACGCACAACAGTGCGCGTCTGGGCACCCCCACTGGCATGCACCGAAATCCTGTCTTTGCAAGGCACAAGTAATAATCCAAAAAATGACGTGTCGAACGATCGAACACAAGACCTTAAAAACCCGACCACGTGCCGCTAGCCACGGCAACAAACGCCTACTGCTAACCGATGACCAGCGCGAATATTTAAAAACATAATGCACCATCGGATTTAAAATATTTTTTAACTATTTAAAAAAATATGAATTACCAAATATTCTTgaacacatgaacattttttgaaattacgaaCATTGTTTTTAATATTCCGTTCATTTTGGAaagaacatgaacaaaatttgaaacaacaTCATTTTTTAAAGACATGAAACTTTTATCAATAAccaaacaatttttgaatttgtgaccgacttttgaaaacggaacatgttttgaacattcagaACAATTATATAAAATGTGTTTTTAACCGTGGACACTATTTTGAATCTGTGAACATTTTACTAAAACAGGAATACATTACAAAATTCTAataatttttaaatacatgtttttTAAATGGCAacaattttggaatattttagaatttaaaaaaatcaaaacgaGAAAATAGATTAATGTTCCAAACATTTTTGAAGAGGAGAAGACAATATTGTAACTCAAACATTTTTCGAAAATTTGACAAAAATTAAAATTCTGaactttaaaaaaattgaattatgAAATAAggtaaaaaataaatataaaattgGATGAAAAGTAAAACGGGTCGGCCCAGTCTTGGGCGCCATGTGCGAGCTCTGACTGTTTACCGCAGTGAGCGAGATATAGGATTTTTGCCGCTACATGAACAGGCAAATGAGTGGGCTGGCTTCGCTGGGCCACAATGTGTGCGGGCCGAGTACAAACTTCTGTATTACTAAAAAATCAGTCGGACACaccaaaatttagtaccacctcggatagaaaaataaATTCCGACAATGAAAAAAAtcaagaaacgcaccttgctttattagtaggtgtAGATTTTTGTTTGTTTCTAGGATATGTTAGGTTATAAATTTGCACACATTGAGCATAATTGGTTCgatgccaaaagttggcatgccaaattttggcaactgccaaatatTGGTTGCTTGCCAATTCTCGTTGCCAATATCACAAAAagttgccaaatgttggcaacttttaactttgccaaatgttggcttgccaaatattggcaatgccaaatgttggtagcaaaccaattatgctcatTGTTGTTACTGAAGTccctcttagagcatctccaacagataaTGCAAAATAGGGCACCTAAAAAAAGTTTTAGGGCAGAAGAGAGAAGGTTTAGGTCACCAGAACATGATGTAATATAGGGCACCCAAATATGTCCTTCTCCACAATTTCGTACATATTGAAACAATACATGAGCTATGGATAGAATTTAAACTTTACAGGATCACCACGCATAACCAACAACATATCAAATTGAACTTTaaatccacatatcaaattaaaaTTCAAACCATAAGCATAGTGCAACACAAACAAAAGCATAGTGCATTTCAAACACAAATACATCACAACCATAAGCGTAGGACATAAATCATAGCCACTCAAATATCATTGCCTCCATTGCCATCACGTGTGCTTGCATGATCTCCATGGTTTGCTTCCATGCCTCCTCCCATGGCACCCATGAATCCTCCCATTGCACCCTCCCATGGCACCGATGTAAAATAGACCATCGATGGCCGACCGAAGCTTGTGATCGGTCATCGCCACTAATATTATGTGCATCGAAGAACTCTTTGATACACTTCCAATAAGTGTTCATTGGTTCTTGGCACCGATGACCGCATCAAGACCAATTTCC is from Triticum aestivum cultivar Chinese Spring chromosome 1B, IWGSC CS RefSeq v2.1, whole genome shotgun sequence and encodes:
- the LOC123132379 gene encoding cytochrome P450 734A1; translation: MGAVAALLLAGLLAALTYVLRALHSIVWVPHRLERRLRRQGIRGPPRSLLSGNAAEYVAMTKAAQSKPLASFHHAFIGRAAPQYREWAARYGCPFVFWFGPRPRLVVSGPEVAKAVLTDSTGAFEKGTTGSGNNPQARQLIGEGLVGLTGEKWAHHRRVTSPAFNMERVKGWIPEISAITLSMLDKWEVQGETRAEFEIDVNKEFHTLSADVISCVAFGSSYEEGKRIFQLQDEQIQLVILAMRTFYFPGFRYVPTKKNRRRHSLNKEIRNSLRRLIEINRNKCEDSKNLLGLMLSASKADNEFKMGIEEIIDECKTFYFAGKETTANLLTWATLLLALNQEWQHKARDEVLQVCGKNEHPNAETLSSLKIVNMVLKETLRLYPPALFVNRTVTRDVKLGKLDIPAGTQVNLPIVDTHHDVGIWGVNAEEFDPSRFADGKSYHLGAYFPFGIGPAICVGQNLAMVEAKLVLAIVLQRFAFDVSPSYVHAPMMVMTLQPQYGAQLRIRKI